Proteins from a single region of Pseudodesulfovibrio portus:
- the fliQ gene encoding flagellar biosynthesis protein FliQ, producing the protein MTPEFVVGFARQAIEMTLTIALPMLGIGMAVGIFISVLQAATQIQEMTLTMVPKIIAIFLALLISFPWIMDKMTSYTTNLFLNLPNYIR; encoded by the coding sequence ATGACCCCCGAATTCGTTGTAGGATTTGCCCGTCAGGCAATCGAAATGACCCTGACCATAGCCCTGCCCATGCTCGGCATCGGCATGGCCGTGGGTATCTTCATTTCCGTGCTCCAGGCCGCCACCCAGATTCAGGAAATGACCCTGACCATGGTTCCCAAGATCATCGCCATCTTTCTGGCCCTGCTCATCTCGTTCCCATGGATCATGGACAAGATGACCTCGTACACCACCAACCTCTTCCTCAACCTGCCCAACTACATCCGATAG
- a CDS encoding YggS family pyridoxal phosphate-dependent enzyme: protein MNDRKQELAQRAAEVREALADAAREAGRKPEDVTLVAVSKLHPASDIRALAETGQADFGENYVQEALGKLEELADLDVNFHFIGGLQSNKAKFVAGNFALVHSVDSRKLAQALHKKAESLGVVQDILIQVNIAGETQKSGITVDSLPQLANEIMGLAGVRVVGLMTMPPFFDEPERARPVFSRLRQLRDELEKQLGSRLPHLSMGMTGDFVPAVQEGATMVRIGTRIFGVRPPR from the coding sequence ATGAATGATCGCAAACAGGAATTGGCCCAGCGCGCCGCCGAGGTGCGCGAAGCCCTGGCCGACGCCGCCAGGGAAGCGGGACGCAAGCCCGAAGACGTGACCCTGGTGGCCGTGTCCAAGCTGCACCCTGCCTCCGACATCCGGGCCCTGGCCGAGACCGGGCAGGCGGACTTCGGCGAGAACTATGTCCAGGAGGCGCTGGGCAAACTGGAGGAACTGGCCGACCTGGACGTCAACTTCCACTTCATCGGGGGGTTGCAGTCCAACAAGGCCAAATTCGTGGCCGGGAATTTCGCGCTCGTGCACAGCGTGGATTCGCGTAAGCTGGCCCAGGCATTGCATAAAAAGGCGGAAAGCCTTGGCGTGGTTCAGGACATCCTGATTCAGGTGAACATTGCGGGAGAAACGCAAAAGTCCGGAATCACAGTAGATTCATTGCCCCAACTGGCCAACGAGATCATGGGGCTTGCGGGAGTGCGGGTCGTCGGTTTGATGACGATGCCGCCGTTTTTCGACGAGCCGGAACGGGCCAGGCCTGTTTTTTCCCGGCTCAGGCAGCTGAGGGATGAGCTGGAAAAACAGCTCGGTTCACGCCTGCCGCACCTGTCCATGGGCATGACCGGGGACTTTGTCCCGGCCGTGCAGGAAGGGGCGACCATGGTGCGGATAGGAACACGGATTTTCGGGGTGCGACCTCCGAGATAG
- the fliN gene encoding flagellar motor switch protein FliN — MADDQDKLAQEWADALIETGDAEGGMDPDDPLGGLEDVGDPSEAGSADLGQDDEALADEWAAALAETEQDELKHEKEQEFLSTQTHDYDLPDMGAEAKSGGSGGKRDLDFILDIPLEVSAELGRTKLLINELLQLGQGSVVELNKLAGEPLEIYVNGKLVARGEAVVINEKFGIRLTDIISPIERVKQLG, encoded by the coding sequence ATGGCTGACGATCAGGATAAACTTGCACAGGAATGGGCCGACGCCCTGATAGAAACCGGCGACGCGGAAGGCGGCATGGACCCGGACGATCCGCTCGGGGGCCTGGAAGACGTGGGCGACCCGTCCGAGGCCGGCAGCGCGGACCTGGGCCAGGACGACGAAGCCCTGGCCGACGAATGGGCCGCAGCCCTTGCCGAGACCGAACAGGACGAACTCAAGCACGAGAAGGAACAGGAATTCCTGTCCACCCAGACGCACGACTACGACCTGCCCGACATGGGGGCCGAAGCCAAGTCCGGCGGCTCGGGCGGCAAACGGGACCTGGACTTCATCCTGGACATTCCCCTGGAAGTGTCCGCCGAACTCGGCCGCACCAAGCTCCTGATCAACGAGCTGCTGCAACTCGGCCAGGGGTCCGTGGTCGAGCTGAACAAGCTGGCGGGCGAACCGCTGGAAATCTACGTCAACGGCAAGCTGGTCGCCCGGGGCGAAGCGGTCGTCATCAACGAAAAATTCGGTATCCGGCTGACGGATATCATCAGTCCCATCGAGCGGGTGAAGCAACTTGGATAG
- a CDS encoding flagellar basal body-associated FliL family protein: MADEELVQEKGKKKGGMLKWIIIAVALIALGVGGYFGYTMFFASSDDAAGEEAAQDGAGGEALEDLEGQLVPLPTFLVNLADPLGRRYLKLGVEVEVRDEEAAAALTKHEAKVKDTLLLLLSSKTYDSLSTMKAKVELKQEIADRLNQIVGNGSVLRVYITEMVIQ; the protein is encoded by the coding sequence ATGGCTGACGAAGAACTTGTACAGGAAAAAGGGAAAAAGAAAGGCGGAATGCTGAAGTGGATCATCATCGCCGTGGCGCTCATAGCCCTCGGCGTTGGCGGATACTTCGGGTATACCATGTTCTTTGCCTCGTCCGACGACGCGGCCGGCGAGGAAGCGGCCCAGGACGGGGCGGGCGGCGAAGCGCTCGAGGACCTGGAGGGACAACTGGTCCCGCTGCCCACGTTCCTGGTCAACCTGGCCGATCCATTGGGCCGCCGCTACCTGAAGCTCGGCGTGGAAGTGGAGGTCCGGGACGAGGAGGCGGCAGCCGCCCTGACCAAACACGAGGCCAAGGTCAAGGACACCCTGCTCCTGCTCCTCTCCAGCAAGACCTACGACTCCCTTTCCACCATGAAGGCCAAGGTCGAGCTCAAGCAGGAAATCGCGGATCGTCTCAACCAGATCGTGGGCAACGGCTCGGTTCTCAGGGTCTACATCACGGAAATGGTTATCCAGTAG
- a CDS encoding peptidoglycan-binding domain-containing protein: MRKHILLTALIFCGLLMTACNMPDLQSAPVEPPPPMDVQAPVAVPVPPAKAPSDIELVTAALVERLRGGRISVANVTLDPDGRHAVGELSFDYAGFDVQDVAVTGYTVNVIEPGSALVVLEGAILFKDIINRRTGVYFATQYIMDKDGVNITKSVMTPIPPDFPRVETFFVPQSKLKEAASSLVTYTDYYLFAIENAEPMTYGEGGSKSGFKSEYYIMSFCKDRLFQDSSLTMTVTSRPNGAGDKLAEAISINDTGWRILIAGGKFAPGSSRNKFHVGVAYQQNPGGYLPEVVVGAYSNVKQDAASLAAAAQREVVEQTMEQGAAQPDATGEGPLARGDVYLNPIFPEDVEVIQVRLKALGLYTGKIDRNYGPLTKKALNAFNKRHGFPKDQWNVGVQKELFKGTGQ, from the coding sequence ATGCGCAAACATATCCTGCTCACAGCATTGATTTTCTGCGGCCTCCTCATGACCGCGTGCAACATGCCCGACCTGCAATCCGCCCCGGTCGAGCCGCCGCCTCCCATGGACGTGCAGGCCCCCGTGGCGGTGCCCGTGCCCCCGGCCAAGGCCCCCAGCGACATCGAGCTGGTCACGGCTGCCCTCGTCGAACGGCTGCGCGGCGGCCGCATCTCCGTGGCCAACGTCACCCTCGACCCCGACGGCCGGCACGCCGTGGGCGAACTGAGCTTCGACTACGCCGGTTTCGACGTCCAGGATGTGGCCGTGACCGGCTACACGGTCAACGTCATCGAACCGGGATCGGCCCTGGTCGTGCTCGAAGGGGCCATCCTGTTCAAGGACATCATCAACCGGCGGACCGGCGTCTACTTCGCCACCCAGTACATCATGGACAAGGACGGCGTGAACATCACCAAGTCCGTCATGACGCCCATCCCGCCGGACTTCCCCCGCGTGGAAACGTTCTTCGTTCCCCAGTCCAAACTCAAGGAAGCGGCATCCTCGCTGGTCACCTACACGGACTACTACCTGTTCGCCATCGAGAACGCCGAGCCCATGACCTACGGCGAGGGCGGCTCCAAGTCCGGGTTCAAGAGCGAATACTACATCATGTCCTTCTGCAAGGACCGCCTGTTCCAGGATTCCTCCCTGACCATGACCGTGACCAGCCGCCCCAACGGCGCGGGCGACAAGCTGGCCGAGGCCATCTCCATCAACGACACGGGCTGGCGCATCCTCATCGCCGGCGGCAAGTTCGCTCCGGGCTCCTCGCGGAACAAGTTCCACGTGGGCGTGGCCTACCAGCAGAACCCCGGCGGCTATCTGCCCGAGGTGGTCGTGGGCGCGTATTCCAACGTCAAGCAGGACGCGGCTTCCCTGGCCGCCGCCGCGCAACGCGAAGTGGTCGAGCAGACCATGGAGCAGGGCGCGGCCCAACCCGACGCCACCGGGGAAGGCCCCCTGGCGCGCGGCGACGTCTACCTCAACCCCATCTTCCCGGAAGACGTGGAAGTCATCCAGGTCCGCCTCAAGGCGCTGGGGTTGTACACCGGCAAGATCGACAGGAACTACGGCCCGCTGACCAAGAAGGCGCTGAATGCCTTCAACAAACGGCACGGCTTCCCCAAGGACCAGTGGAACGTCGGCGTCCAGAAGGAGCTCTTCAAGGGCACCGGACAATAG
- a CDS encoding OmpA/MotB family protein — translation MAKKRKLDCEEIPPWMVTFADVMTLMLTFFILLVSMATIDQRRKLVALGSIIGTFGFNKESYELYSKKDTKKTVEPGPMDTGDLEPLKALKWENVDDDINFSSNRFVQILSIDASLLFEPDTTTLSDRGRATIDGFLPLLRQVRYPLLLAGHTSELRDEFGRNYLPGQDEENPDLSWKLSLHRTLALYSYLLDNGLPPDMLMMEAFGKFRPHYPQNTPENRSRNRRVDIVLDKRSSGLGDRIIETLPDQEIRRDVLSVDGFEFDVSTPEELR, via the coding sequence ATGGCCAAAAAGAGAAAACTCGACTGCGAAGAGATCCCCCCGTGGATGGTCACGTTCGCCGACGTCATGACGTTGATGCTGACATTCTTCATCCTGCTCGTGTCCATGGCCACCATCGACCAGCGGCGCAAGCTGGTGGCGCTCGGCTCCATCATCGGCACCTTCGGCTTCAACAAGGAGAGCTACGAGCTCTACTCCAAAAAGGACACCAAGAAGACCGTTGAGCCCGGCCCCATGGACACCGGCGACCTGGAGCCGCTCAAGGCGCTGAAGTGGGAGAACGTGGACGACGACATCAATTTCAGTTCCAACCGGTTCGTCCAGATTCTGTCCATCGACGCCAGCCTGCTTTTCGAGCCCGACACCACCACCCTGTCCGACCGGGGAAGGGCCACCATCGACGGGTTCCTGCCTCTGCTCAGGCAGGTGCGCTACCCCCTGCTCCTGGCCGGGCACACCTCGGAACTGCGCGACGAGTTCGGCCGCAACTACCTGCCCGGGCAGGACGAGGAAAATCCCGACCTGTCCTGGAAGCTCTCCCTGCACCGCACCCTGGCCCTGTATTCCTATCTCCTGGACAACGGCCTCCCGCCGGACATGCTCATGATGGAGGCGTTCGGAAAATTCCGGCCCCATTATCCGCAGAACACGCCCGAGAACCGGAGCCGCAACCGCCGCGTGGACATCGTGTTGGACAAGCGGTCCAGCGGGCTGGGCGACCGGATAATCGAGACCCTGCCTGATCAGGAGATCCGCAGGGACGTACTCAGCGTCGACGGCTTCGAGTTCGACGTTTCCACGCCCGAGGAGCTGCGGTAG
- the fliO gene encoding flagellar biosynthetic protein FliO produces MDSTTAATTGAAPVQLPPVDSGTAILTTAGYLFLLLAAILLAFWLLKRFGMPGSLSSGKGGPRLVSRLMLGNRQSVAVVRYRDRDMVLGVTEHQVTLLAEEEAREEEASPSPSAGFAAILKRGSTDAD; encoded by the coding sequence TTGGATAGCACCACGGCTGCAACCACGGGCGCTGCACCCGTGCAGCTTCCCCCGGTGGATTCCGGCACGGCCATCCTGACCACGGCGGGATACCTGTTCCTGCTGCTGGCCGCCATTCTCCTGGCATTCTGGCTGCTCAAGCGGTTCGGCATGCCGGGTTCGCTGTCGAGCGGGAAAGGAGGGCCCAGGCTGGTCAGCCGCCTCATGCTGGGCAACCGCCAGTCCGTGGCCGTGGTCCGCTACCGGGACCGGGACATGGTGCTGGGCGTGACCGAACACCAGGTCACCCTGCTGGCCGAAGAGGAGGCCCGCGAGGAGGAAGCATCCCCCTCGCCGTCCGCCGGCTTCGCGGCCATACTGAAAAGGGGCTCCACCGATGCGGACTAG
- the fliP gene encoding flagellar type III secretion system pore protein FliP (The bacterial flagellar biogenesis protein FliP forms a type III secretion system (T3SS)-type pore required for flagellar assembly.): protein MRTSGSRSLTVLLLVLAGVLLPALACAQAPTIPKLTMELAAGQADPTEVSTLLEILFLLTVLSMAPAIMLTMTSFTRIIIVFHFIRQAMGTQQMPPNQIMAGLAIFMTMVIMYPVGKTVNDTAIQPYMAEDINFTEALDRAQVPIREFMFKHTREKDLSIFYSITKEPRPENKEEVSTIMLIAAYTISELKTGFTIGFLIYIPFLILDMVVASILLAMGMMMLPPVMISLPFKILLFILIDGWNLLVGSLVNTFQ from the coding sequence ATGCGGACTAGCGGCAGCCGATCCCTGACCGTCCTTCTGCTCGTCCTGGCAGGAGTCCTGCTCCCAGCCCTGGCGTGCGCCCAGGCACCGACCATCCCCAAGCTGACCATGGAGCTGGCCGCCGGTCAGGCCGATCCGACGGAGGTCTCCACCCTGCTGGAGATTCTGTTCCTGCTGACCGTCCTGTCCATGGCTCCGGCCATCATGCTGACCATGACCTCGTTCACCCGGATCATCATCGTCTTCCACTTCATCCGGCAGGCCATGGGCACCCAGCAGATGCCGCCCAACCAGATCATGGCCGGGCTGGCCATCTTCATGACCATGGTCATCATGTATCCGGTGGGCAAGACGGTCAACGACACCGCCATCCAGCCCTACATGGCGGAGGACATCAATTTCACCGAGGCCCTGGACAGGGCGCAGGTGCCCATCCGCGAGTTCATGTTCAAGCATACCCGCGAAAAGGACCTGTCCATTTTCTATTCCATAACCAAGGAACCGCGCCCGGAGAACAAGGAAGAAGTCTCCACCATCATGCTGATCGCGGCCTACACCATCTCCGAACTCAAGACCGGCTTCACCATCGGCTTTCTGATATACATCCCGTTCCTCATCCTGGACATGGTGGTGGCCTCCATCCTGCTGGCCATGGGCATGATGATGCTGCCGCCGGTCATGATCTCGCTGCCGTTCAAGATTCTCCTGTTCATCCTCATCGACGGCTGGAACCTGCTGGTGGGTTCGCTGGTCAACACGTTCCAGTGA
- a CDS encoding TolB family protein, with translation MTKKSIPPWQLPLLILALFLWTGAPADAYTIFRSPGLTPPDRMTLSGWLDALQPGENPAAMDVLEPAAGAMVPADAASPIVRWRDNTASLWLVTMTTGSSTVCQGIVDKDAWAPGEELWAAIRDKAGNQPVTVRIAGIDEDGRLVSRGRTSFSISPDPVGAKIAFLRKRLPFRKAKDNPYDSQMAVGDPASFGKPRVVLQDQPLCFNCHAYSLDGKAYGMDMDYKGDKGGYVLVDVKEKTRVADEDVISWNSYDAPGPSKYSMGLFTCFSPDGRFAASTVGESSAFVMLDDLYFSQMFFPATGQIAYYDRRSNTVSPLPGASDVDLIQTNPAFSPDGARVAFARAMVQPSLVKAIEDGVLRKEDPTQNILDVNEKYPVQFSLYAVDFNEGRGGVAAPITGASNNGLSNFFPRYSPDGKWLVFTQSRTGLVLQPDSRLVIVPAQGGEPRVLAANTPLMNSWHAWSPNSRWLAFAAKGNSPYTEVYLTHINDDGQSSPSLRLFRFSHPELAAMVPEFVPVNSAEQMTMELADPEAAKGESMATDGR, from the coding sequence ATGACAAAGAAATCTATTCCCCCGTGGCAACTTCCGCTTCTGATTCTGGCGCTCTTCCTGTGGACCGGTGCTCCGGCCGACGCCTACACCATTTTCCGGTCGCCCGGGCTGACGCCGCCGGACCGGATGACCCTCTCCGGATGGCTCGACGCCCTCCAGCCGGGTGAAAACCCGGCTGCCATGGACGTCCTGGAACCGGCCGCAGGGGCCATGGTCCCGGCGGACGCGGCCTCGCCCATCGTCCGCTGGCGGGACAACACGGCCTCGCTCTGGCTGGTGACCATGACCACGGGCAGCAGCACCGTGTGCCAGGGCATCGTGGACAAGGACGCCTGGGCCCCCGGCGAAGAGCTGTGGGCGGCCATCAGGGACAAGGCCGGGAACCAGCCGGTCACGGTCCGCATCGCAGGCATCGACGAGGACGGCCGACTGGTCAGCAGGGGCCGGACCTCCTTCTCCATCTCCCCGGACCCGGTGGGCGCGAAGATCGCCTTCCTGCGCAAGCGCCTTCCCTTCCGCAAGGCCAAGGACAACCCCTACGACAGCCAGATGGCCGTGGGCGACCCGGCTTCCTTCGGCAAGCCGCGCGTGGTGCTCCAGGACCAGCCCCTGTGTTTCAACTGCCACGCCTATTCCCTTGACGGCAAGGCCTACGGCATGGACATGGACTACAAGGGGGACAAGGGCGGATACGTCCTGGTGGACGTCAAGGAGAAGACCCGCGTGGCGGACGAGGACGTCATCTCCTGGAACTCCTACGACGCGCCCGGCCCGTCCAAGTATTCCATGGGGCTGTTCACATGCTTCTCCCCGGACGGGCGGTTCGCGGCCTCCACGGTGGGCGAATCCTCGGCCTTCGTCATGCTCGACGACCTCTATTTCTCCCAGATGTTCTTCCCGGCCACCGGGCAGATCGCCTATTACGACCGCCGGTCGAACACGGTCTCTCCCCTGCCCGGCGCAAGCGACGTCGACCTCATCCAGACCAACCCCGCCTTCTCCCCGGACGGAGCCCGCGTGGCCTTTGCCCGGGCCATGGTCCAGCCGAGCCTGGTCAAGGCCATCGAGGACGGCGTGCTCCGGAAAGAGGACCCGACCCAGAACATCCTCGACGTCAACGAAAAATATCCGGTCCAGTTCTCGCTCTACGCCGTGGACTTCAATGAAGGTCGGGGCGGTGTCGCCGCGCCCATCACCGGGGCCTCGAACAACGGGTTGAGCAACTTCTTTCCCCGGTACTCTCCCGACGGCAAATGGCTCGTCTTCACCCAGAGCAGGACCGGCCTGGTCCTCCAGCCGGACAGCAGGCTGGTCATCGTGCCCGCGCAGGGCGGCGAACCCCGCGTGCTGGCGGCCAACACGCCGCTCATGAACTCGTGGCACGCCTGGTCGCCCAACTCCCGCTGGCTGGCCTTCGCGGCCAAGGGCAACTCGCCCTACACAGAGGTCTACCTCACCCACATCAATGACGACGGACAGTCCAGCCCGAGCCTGCGCCTGTTCCGTTTCAGCCACCCCGAACTGGCGGCAATGGTGCCCGAGTTCGTTCCCGTCAACAGCGCCGAACAAATGACCATGGAGCTCGCCGACCCGGAAGCGGCAAAAGGCGAATCCATGGCAACAGACGGGCGGTGA
- a CDS encoding OmpA/MotB family protein — protein MGKKKKKETCPPLALWLVTFSDLMTLLLTFFVLLLTMASMDNAILTTVTLTTADLGLLDKRGSGRVNVKDRMVVELMEKPWEVLDKADRIKDLLFPDDTLPDEMDKSTLYENLDVLARQNGVALVFTSDILFEPGGSRLSDNGRFLIGRLVPMMTQTEAPINVAGHTARAEVVEDMYELSGDRALAVLSYLVELGVPNKRFTLSAYGDHFPVVDELGRPVEDSPKNRRVEILLKTARPIGGYQ, from the coding sequence ATGGGCAAGAAGAAGAAAAAGGAAACCTGTCCGCCCCTGGCCCTGTGGCTGGTCACGTTCTCGGACCTGATGACGCTGCTGCTCACCTTTTTCGTGCTGCTTTTGACCATGGCGTCCATGGACAACGCCATCCTGACCACCGTCACCCTGACCACTGCGGACCTCGGCCTGCTCGACAAGCGCGGCTCGGGCCGGGTCAACGTCAAGGACCGGATGGTGGTGGAGCTGATGGAGAAACCGTGGGAGGTGCTCGACAAGGCGGACCGCATCAAGGACCTCCTCTTCCCGGACGACACCCTGCCCGACGAGATGGACAAGTCCACGCTCTACGAAAACCTGGACGTGCTCGCCCGGCAAAACGGCGTGGCCCTGGTCTTCACCAGCGACATACTCTTCGAGCCGGGAGGGAGCCGGTTGTCCGACAACGGCCGGTTCCTCATCGGCAGGCTGGTGCCCATGATGACCCAGACCGAGGCCCCCATCAACGTGGCCGGGCACACGGCCCGTGCCGAGGTCGTCGAGGACATGTACGAACTTTCGGGAGACCGGGCCCTGGCCGTGCTCTCCTACCTGGTGGAGCTGGGGGTGCCCAACAAGCGGTTCACCCTGTCCGCCTACGGAGACCACTTCCCGGTGGTGGACGAACTGGGCCGTCCCGTGGAGGACTCGCCCAAGAACAGGCGGGTGGAAATCCTGCTCAAGACCGCGCGCCCCATCGGGGGATACCAATAG
- a CDS encoding motility protein A — protein MDLGTVIGIVLSFGLVLSAIMTGSSLIIFVSVPSLLIVVGGTIGAGLVNYPMNYVIGVVGVIKNTFFSSLEAPADVIERFKEYANRARREGILSLEPLIKEIDDDYMRKGLQLTVDGLEPQTIQEILETEISYLAERHSTGADVVAALGTLAPAMGMIGTVIGLVQMLQTMSDPSSIGPAMAVALLTTLYGAILANLVLNPMSGKLKARSKEEVLLREMIMEGILSISKGENPRIIEEKLNSYLPPKDRIMSDQ, from the coding sequence ATGGATCTAGGGACCGTAATCGGGATTGTCCTCTCCTTCGGGCTTGTGCTGTCGGCCATCATGACCGGCTCCAGCCTGATCATCTTCGTTTCCGTGCCGTCACTCCTCATCGTCGTGGGCGGCACCATCGGCGCGGGGCTGGTCAACTACCCCATGAACTACGTCATCGGCGTGGTCGGCGTCATCAAGAACACCTTCTTTTCCAGCCTGGAAGCACCCGCCGACGTCATCGAGCGCTTCAAGGAATACGCCAACCGCGCCCGCCGCGAAGGCATCCTCTCCCTGGAGCCGCTGATCAAGGAAATAGACGACGACTACATGCGCAAGGGGCTGCAGCTCACGGTCGACGGCCTGGAACCGCAGACCATCCAGGAAATCCTGGAGACCGAGATATCCTACCTGGCCGAGCGGCACTCCACCGGCGCGGACGTGGTCGCAGCGCTGGGCACCCTGGCCCCGGCCATGGGCATGATCGGCACCGTCATCGGCCTGGTGCAGATGCTCCAGACCATGTCCGATCCGTCCTCCATCGGCCCGGCCATGGCCGTGGCCCTGCTCACCACCCTGTACGGCGCCATCCTGGCCAACCTCGTCCTCAACCCCATGTCCGGCAAGCTCAAGGCGCGAAGCAAGGAGGAAGTCCTGCTGCGCGAAATGATCATGGAGGGCATCCTGTCCATCTCCAAGGGCGAGAACCCTCGCATCATCGAGGAAAAGCTGAACAGCTATCTGCCGCCCAAGGACCGGATAATGTCCGACCAGTAA
- a CDS encoding geranylgeranyl reductase family protein, translating into MGYDFEVAVIGGGPAGSSAARRLARAGVSVVLFEKQAMPRRKVCGGALSEQAMSYLDFELPQEVVDWECYGARVTYGDKTLVERLDERIAVLVTRSRFDKLLVDMALEAGAQVVWEAVASLDEGERGVAVKTASGASFTVRRCIICAGANSRFIPKVRPRDGVYGEGICMEGEVDRLSPDPFAHLEGLIDIYFGVAGYGYGWVFHHGTYYSVGVGGLRAKFPNPAKALEEFTARIGLAGRLRDVKGHPIPRGGLDRRLGKGSLLLAGDSAGFVDPFYGEGLAYAIRSGQLAAEAIVGNSRTDMMHEDYRRTTKAEFSANLEYSLLFSKVMYTLPKLFLNTLVSDEKALRRYLYVPLNKLSYKEYLTWLVPRLPVFWARRIFELMLP; encoded by the coding sequence ATGGGATATGATTTCGAGGTGGCGGTCATCGGAGGCGGCCCGGCCGGAAGCTCCGCCGCCAGGCGGCTCGCCCGTGCCGGTGTTTCGGTCGTGCTCTTCGAGAAGCAGGCCATGCCCCGCAGGAAGGTCTGCGGCGGGGCCCTGTCCGAGCAGGCCATGAGCTACCTGGACTTCGAGCTGCCGCAGGAAGTGGTGGATTGGGAGTGTTACGGCGCGCGCGTGACCTACGGCGACAAGACGCTGGTGGAGCGCCTCGACGAGCGGATCGCCGTACTCGTCACCCGGTCCAGGTTCGACAAGCTGCTCGTGGATATGGCCCTGGAGGCCGGGGCGCAAGTGGTGTGGGAGGCGGTCGCCTCGCTGGATGAGGGAGAGCGGGGAGTTGCCGTGAAAACGGCTTCCGGCGCATCGTTCACCGTCCGCCGGTGCATCATCTGCGCGGGGGCGAACTCCCGGTTCATCCCGAAGGTCCGGCCCCGCGACGGCGTTTACGGGGAAGGCATCTGCATGGAGGGGGAGGTGGATCGCCTGTCCCCGGACCCGTTCGCCCACCTCGAGGGATTGATCGACATCTATTTCGGCGTGGCCGGCTACGGCTACGGGTGGGTCTTCCATCACGGCACCTATTATTCGGTCGGCGTGGGCGGCTTGCGGGCCAAGTTCCCGAATCCCGCCAAGGCGCTGGAGGAGTTCACGGCCCGGATCGGCCTGGCGGGCAGGCTGCGGGACGTGAAGGGCCACCCCATTCCGCGCGGCGGCCTGGACAGGCGGCTGGGCAAGGGCAGCCTGCTCCTGGCCGGGGACTCCGCCGGGTTCGTGGACCCGTTCTACGGTGAGGGGTTGGCCTATGCCATCCGTTCCGGCCAGCTCGCCGCCGAGGCGATAGTCGGGAATTCCCGCACCGACATGATGCACGAAGACTACCGGCGCACCACCAAGGCGGAGTTCAGCGCCAATCTCGAATATTCCCTGCTGTTTTCCAAGGTCATGTACACCCTGCCCAAGCTGTTCCTGAACACCCTGGTTTCGGATGAGAAGGCCCTGCGGCGGTATCTCTATGTCCCGCTGAACAAGTTGTCGTACAAAGAGTACCTGACGTGGCTCGTGCCGAGGCTGCCCGTGTTCTGGGCCAGGCGGATTTTCGAGCTGATGCTGCCCTGA